The genomic interval GGTGGTTGCTGTGCACTTGTATTTCGATCTTTGCACTTGTGATCTGGTCAACGCACCACTTTCTGTGGGAACCTGGTAGAACAGTTCCTATACCAGTTGGTGATGCTCTCTTTTaggatgttttccacaaagGTTCCCTAAAAAGAGCCTGCATTTCTGGAGCTGTCTGAGGTGGAAAGGGAGTTTCCTCACCTTTCTTGCCTCCCAAGTGTCCTGTTGATCCTCAGGGGTGTGCCGTTCAGTAAGAGGTTGTTAGCCTTGCACCATAACGACAGGTCCCCCACCTTTTCCCAATAGGCCTTCAACGTATTCTCTTCAAGCGTGCAAGATCTTGTGTGGCACCACCCAAGCTACTTCAAGGAACAATGAAGCTGTTGTGGAGGCTCATGGCTTCAgttttataaacacacatattcttTTAATTTGCCACAGATCATAATGTTCTCAGTAACTGTATGTTAATAAACTTGTACCGCCTCTTCCCAGAGTGCACtgctgataaaacttttgttcCTGGAGTTACAAAGAGCTGGAAGAATGGAAAATCATTGCTTGGAAATGTATATCTAATCCATTTTTGCTTCACTAGACTTAGCAAAGACGCTCCCTGGACAAATATGAAATTGTACCTGAAAGTGTTGTCATGTGCATTCAGGTtaacattttgtgtgtgcagtgtcagtAAGTGTGTCCATGGTTCCTGGTTCTGACAGGCAGGATGGCGCAACAAGAAACTGTATTTAAGAGCTACGCTTTCTCCTGCTTAGCACTTGGCCGAGGAAGGACCCCGAGAACAAGAAGAGAAGATAATTCTGCAACAGGTTTGCGATAAACTCTTATTATTTTCTGTCCTATCTTTAATGGATTGACAGTCACGAGGAGTCATAGTTTCTCCCTGCACGTCTAATTAACATGTCTGTGTCTTTATATCGAAGGTCAACTTTAACACCTGCATGAACTTCACCATGAAGATGCcaactgtgtctgtgcttcttgTTGCCCTGATGCTTCTGACTCAGGCTACTGGTGAGTATGAGTTTTCAGGCAGGGTTTGTGTATGAGCATTctgaatattgtgtttttggGAGAAAAGGCAAAGATGGAGAGCCAGAGATCCAAtttttttacacaaacaaacaagaaaagtcACTTTCTgttgtgtcaaactgtccagcTGAGCTCTGATTTATAATTGCCAATGCAGCCTCCAATAACACTGAAGACTCAAATGGGACTAATatcatcacatgacctctgtgtttgatgaaaCATGGTCGATCATTTGTGGCGGAATTTTTACTTTACGATCTATGTACATTGCACATCCACAGAGGATTACGATAACAGGTGACCTGTGAAATTATTACTAGAGGTCCCCAACGAGTGAATGTTTGCAATTAATCAAAGTCTGTAAgatcaaaaatatcaaaatggtCAATACATTGAATGAACTTGGAAGATGAATTTCaccattttaatatttctgtctctgttctgtggCCTGATTATGGGAGAAGATGGTGTTAAGGCTCctgaaaagggaaaaatcaGTAAAAGACACTTTTGCTTTCTGCAAACGTGTGAGGTCCTGAAACAGTCTCGTATCATGAAACAAAAACTGGGAGTTTTGGAAACCAGGCTGAAGAACAGTGAAACCAGGCTGTGGAACAGTGAAACCAGGCTGAAGAACAGTGAATACAGGCTGAAGATCAGTGAAAACCAAATCCTtgaactgaagaagaaaagtaaAGTGACATTTTTGCTCTGATTGATTCAAAGACTTCACTGTATGGAAACACGTCTACAAAATAATGAGATTACAATGCTTTGCTTTACATAGAAACACCCATGGTCGTATTCAGTGCAGCAACTGGTGGGAGTGGAGCCCTAGGACCCTTCAACATAGACAAAACTTTAGTCTACAGAGCAGTGAAAACGAACGTTGGCAATGCCTACAGTAAAATCACGGGTGAGTACAGCTGtaatgacattttctgttttctatttaCAAATAAGTaaaatgtttgcagtgatgTAGATATgccaaaatgtaattaaaatttgAAGGTTTTTCAGTTCAAAGCACGATTTCCAGACAGGTGAGGTCTTAATCTTCAATGACTTCTCAATAGTTTTCACCAGATGTTTTGTGCAGTGCAGGAAAAACCTTTTTCTCTTATCTGTCCTTTACCACAAGATCTGACACTTACAGTGTGATCCACTCAGTTTCAAACACACTCTCCAGGATGGAATAAAATGTTGGCGTAAAATACTGTTTCCACAGGTATCTTCACTGCACCTGTCGACGGCGTTTACTACTTCACCTTCTTTTATCATGCTGGAGGAGCTCACCCTGTGGGTCTAAACCTCATGAGGAACAATCAGGTGGTTGTGATGACCTATGACCACCGTACATCCTCTGATGGGGCTGATAATGGAGGAAATGCAGcgttcctgcagctgcagcgagGGGACCGTGTGTATGTGCGCTTGAGTGCACATACACATGTTTGGCAAAATGATTCAATTACCACCTTCAGTGGTTTTCTGGTTCGTCATGtttgaaaaacagtgaataaagTTATGACTGGCCTGaatttacaaatacaatttTACTTTGAAGAGATCTGAAATCATCTACATATTTGAAATTCTATAATGtgtcttcactttcatttctttcaattATTAAAGTTGTTCTAGAAGCTACTGCAGGTTAAAGAGTGCACTAACTTACAGTGCAGTTTGGATGAGTACAATGCAATAGACCTCAGACTTTCAGACTGGAAAATGACATCAGAATTAACAACAACACCTCATCTGTGAGCTGATAGTTTATTGAATTCAAATGAGTTAAACTTCTGTTGTGTCTCATCATAGAAGCATTTCTATTGTCCTTCCTCTACACCTGTTGATGTTTCgaactttctgtgttttttttttcaattaactcAAACGTAAAAATGTGGTGTGTAGACTATGTGGCTTGCTATCTTTTGATTAAACCAATAAAATTCCTTCATGCATCCAATGTGTTCGCATCATTTCCAGTATGAGTCACAAAACTGGAGCAGTGATGCAGTGCTCCAGTTTACataatgcattaaaaacattctaaaacagcatataaacattaaaatacGTAATATCCAAGTTTGCTTCCTGCATGGTTTCATATAAGGGACAAATATAATGATCCTATGGGAAACGTTTGCTGTCAACCAGGGAGGAGATTTTCAAAGAAGTAGAGGAGTTGCATCTCTGCTGATGAACAGGGGTGCATCTTAAAATCCTTTGTTACCGTATTTACATGCTAATCTCTCACCTCGCAGGTTCACAGTGAAAGTGAGCAAAGAGGCTAACAGAGGCTAACCTCCCATCATTTTCTACCTTATGTCACAGACCGGTTTCAATGACATGTTTTCTACTtgatgaagagaagaaacaaacactttcttGTACTATTTTAAAGAGAATAAACCTGAACTCACTGGACAGTCTTAAGATTATTACAGTTTTGGAAAACTATTAAGgtaccagaaaaaaaaaatctacaaaacaatttgtttctgctctcatattaaaaaggaaagacaaaaatattttacaaccagcgctgtttgttttttgtcattgctATGtctgtgtatgcgtgtgtgtgttaaatatatatatttaaatacttTGCATTATTCATGAACTAAGTTTAATCAAGATACAATATCaaatgcaacagtgtggctcagtggatgttttttcttttgctttgagACCACGCCGGAGCTCTGATAATAATAGATAATAATTCATAGTGTTAATTCATAACACGCAGAGACAAAACTCACCCATTGTAACCTCAGTAAGTGTGATGCAATTCACCAAAATTTAAAGTGTGattcagaggaaaagaggagtcACATTAATGCTGAAAATGTCGTTGTTACAGAGTCATGTGTTAGGAACGAAAAAActgttttgacagaaaacagtttaCTTTTTCTGATGATATGATCACATGTTACAAAGTAATGTGCTACTAAGTAATTACAGGTACAGAGTAAGTAAAGAGTGACTCActaacagctgtcagactcgctgagagctgctctgctgcactgaactATGTGTATCACTAATCACACAGTCAATTAGCATTCATCATTAACAACATACAGAAATCCATGGATGTACTTTTTAAATTCACTAAAGCAGAGACAACCAAGTGAAAAGCAAAATGCAGGCTCACACACATCAGTAATCTCAGTAAACAGGAGGTGTGTATTATTTGAATAAACCTGTAATGgacacactcaaaacaaataCTTGGTTTATCACTGTTTAATTTTGTAATCTTGTGATGGTGCTGGCTGAGTATACATGCCCCGCTTCACTGACACTGATTCAACTCCCATGTTTGACTTAGGTACACCTGGTCAGTACAAGTACAGCCAAAGTAAACTTTATTGTCTCCAGACAGAAACATAAGTTTGACAGAACATCACGCCAGTTGGCTGTAACACACCATAAAGGCTTCATTTACAGATGTGAATTGTTGCTTCGTAAAGAGCTGCAGACATGGATCAGATGTCCAAACAGTGATAACCGCTCATAAGTTCCTGAGAACTTCATCATCAGTATTACTTCAGACCTCAGTATTACTGTTACAACACAAGAatcacaaacacagtgcagacacaGTGGCATTTCTCATTTATGTGCCAGTTTATTCTGACAGTATGTTCGAttgtacagtaaatactgcTGTGAAATCACATATAAAATAGTGAAACTTACTTTCATAGCAatcagctctgctccactgttATACATAACAACTTGCTTGATATGATTCATTTGGTAAACAGATGTTTTCCACTTCATAGTATGTATAACAGGCATTAGACAATTCAAAGAAATCAGGAAAGAAAGAGGCCAATCAGAACTCTACACTGTGACTCGCCAAGCcgattagcaaatgatcaagTTTTGTACACACTTTtgtgcaaatatgcaaatgtgcatgttCCACTAGACGGTCAAAGGGTTCTGTGCACACTTATTATGTGTTGTCATGTTTCTTCCACACTGGCTAGCTAAGAAATAAAACTGTCAAGAGCTGATATACA from Chaetodon auriga isolate fChaAug3 chromosome 24, fChaAug3.hap1, whole genome shotgun sequence carries:
- the LOC143317497 gene encoding uncharacterized protein LOC143317497, coding for MFFERWCTATKTTPMSCIDEHLAEEGPREQEEKIILQQVNFNTCMNFTMKMPTVSVLLVALMLLTQATDGVKAPEKGKISKRHFCFLQTCEVLKQSRIMKQKLGVLETRLKNSETRLWNSETRLKNSEYRLKISENQILELKKKKTPMVVFSAATGGSGALGPFNIDKTLVYRAVKTNVGNAYSKITGIFTAPVDGVYYFTFFYHAGGAHPVGLNLMRNNQVVVMTYDHRTSSDGADNGGNAAFLQLQRGDRVYVRLSAHTHVWQNDSITTFSGFLVRHV